One genomic region from Lycorma delicatula isolate Av1 chromosome 9, ASM4794821v1, whole genome shotgun sequence encodes:
- the LOC142330422 gene encoding uncharacterized protein LOC142330422, with protein sequence MVVSDLNILCNFILLINNGILCKACLRESFQAFQEGITPFITDIFQIKANLPDDEPRRCGEMNDLCRFESDCCPENHCMMTAGENIGSEGVVNMCFPKEIRTEPLTDETITIVDDFTELPYELKTTTELKVIEKSSQNHKPSYIPDIFNSDNKISWAPIELNRTEADIDNEYYNLLNKYKNQNDHSFNKSNKNDTLNIENKNKNTSIININKNQSPDSINLTNIDNINENKTRKEFQKILDKEFSKAVNAVNKFQHMLNNISAVTKNNRVPRSDEEKYKKFIKFMKKSRKNLKKNINILKNPFPKCLKIIKMAILEFGRYKKELPKMFFDIETKLDEVVKNMTKHLNQEVLNKIQTLKEDKEEMDRDPPDQSIFIEKQMTADLELLKLKIKMMYDVCKKAAKKYLPISENSSKINPKKIYKY encoded by the exons atggtTGTATCTGATTTAAATATACTctgtaattttatacttttaattaataatggaatattaTGTAAAGCATGTTTAAGAGAATCATTTCAAGCATTTCAAGAAGGTATAACACCatttattacagatatatttcaaattaaagcaaatttgccAGATGATGAACCAAGAAGATGTGGAGAAATGAATGACTTG tgtaGATTTGAGTCTGATTGCTGTCCAGAAAATCATTGTATGATGACAGCAGGAGAAAATATTGGAAGTGAAGGAGTTGTAAATATGTGTTTTCCAAAAGAAATAAGAACAGAACCACTTACTGATGAAACAATTACAATTGTAGACGATTTCACAGAATTACCATATGAATTAAAAACTACAACagaattaaaagtaatagaaaaatcatCTCAAAACCATAAACCAAGTTATATACCAGatatatttaattctgataataaaatatcttggGCTCCTATAGAATTAAATAGAACAGAGGCTGATATAGATAATGagtattataatttactaaataaatataaaaatcaaaatgatcattctttcaataaaagcaacaaaaatgatacactaaatatagaaaataagaacaaaaatacttctattattaatattaataaaaatcaatcaccAGATAgcattaatttaactaatattgataatataaatgaaaacaaaacaagaaaagaatttcaaaaaatactagaTAAAGAATTTTCAAAAGCAGTGAatgcagtaaataaatttcaacatatgttaaataacatttcagcagttacaaaaaataacagaGTACCCAGATccgatgaagaaaaatacaagaaatttataaagtttatgaaaaaatcaagaaaaaatttaaagaagaatataaatatattaaaaaacccatttccaaaatgtttaaaaattattaaaatggcaATATTAGAATTTGGTAGATATAAAAAGgaattaccaaaaatgttttttgatatcgAAACAAAATTAGATGAAGTCGttaaaaatatgacaaaacatttaaatcaagaggttcttaataaaatacaaactttaaaagaagataaagaagaaatgGATAGAGATCCACCAGATCAaagtatttttatagaaaaacagaTGACGGCTGATTTAGAattactaaaactaaaaataaaaatgatgtacgATGTTTGTAAAAAAGCAGCTAAGAAATATCTTCCAATAAGTgaaaatagtagtaaaattaatcctaaaaaaatctacaaatactga